From a single Dysidea avara chromosome 14, odDysAvar1.4, whole genome shotgun sequence genomic region:
- the LOC136244362 gene encoding uncharacterized protein (The sequence of the model RefSeq protein was modified relative to this genomic sequence to represent the inferred CDS: added 1 base not found in genome assembly) has product MREEMIDKLQQAKANGSTLKLSYTTIAITGSARSGKTSFLNLLNKRKFISHHHSTGVVESEHVLTVKQAGVVESGSKSKWVELDHKNMLAQLNKLLSNVRLVENTKESTTIRQTVSLPNLQDPSVNPDATTSKVSSKTMSLINLQSPPSSLNIKKQNCAVEDNIASADYWVPSLGEVWNMINLLDTGGQPEFVNLLPAVSSSISLTFVVLNMEGGIKALDEPVLVVHSEHGKQSFEPYHLGLTNLDLVKLLMASSKNSGLRTSLPIQPSHKGVESDNTYHCYVGTHADKVKATEIQEIESKLESVALELKCRKCLWEQNESILFTVDNTTAGGDSDDGSDDSWDDSWDDSWDDSRLAMDDTLRRCIEDPNAKEVRSRIQKLVEKRDVYDVPIPWFILLLEIQRLCTERKVSFILYGEVYYICTQGNLCRDNSEVQSALLFFHIMGILFYYHEVPGMCKYVIVDHQWLFNKLTSLVKVSFPRSGFDQEAISQLKNEGLFTKSLIHQIQLGKDVDTECFIALLIHLKIIAPVGQEKYFMPCVLPRYSFQQSGHNILDQYGHLQYEQLCVQFSHCPLPQGFFCCLAVQVLQNLPKNWQLPLHSTMQKHHTYNNLISFHTSDTGHSVSFIDRIGYLEVQIRHVKQLSPVHYKIWGMLGDALEIVCSCLQYDSNSLQFGFLCSCSDTSANHLAILPKQLDTLPQWIQCYYNKMELTASHLVWLQPHSIPSCSPKSVHKHSNQGEIEKPSASTVSTFPILQQEPKMGDLIEIVVPKIKPVWDEVAYSLDFDVYFVEATTEEFHDLKKRCKKVFIKWLTTSHGPTPKTWQTLLSKLRSIEELVAAAENIEKQLMEKYN; this is encoded by the exons TGAGAGAAGAAATGATTGACAAGCTTCAACAAGCAAAGGCTAATGGCTCAACTTTAAAACTGTCATACACTACTATTGCGATCACTGGATCAGCTAGATCAGGAAAAACAAGTTTCCTTAACTTGCTTAATAAAAGAAAATTCATATCACATCACCACAGTACTGGGGTGGTAGAATCTGAACATGTTTTGACAGTAAAACAAGCTGGGGTGGTTGAATCAGGCAGCAAATCAAAATGGGTAGAATTAGATCACAAGAATATGCTAGCACAGCTTAACAAACTGTTGTCAAATGTGAGATTAGTAGAGAATACTAAAGAAAGCACAACAATAAGACAAACTGTCTCACTACCCAATCTACAGGATCCATCAGTAAATCCAGATGCCACTACTTCAAAGGTATCCAGTAAAACTATGTCGTTAATCAATTTACAATCACCACCAAGCAGTCTAAATATCAAGAAACAGAATTGTGCAGTAGAAGATAATATTGCATCAGCTGATTATTGGGTACCATCATTAGGTGAAGTGTGGAACATGATCAACCTTTTGGACACAGGCGGACAGCCTGAGTTTGTTAATCTCCTTCCAGCTGTTAGCAGTTCAATATCCCTCACCTTCGTTGTCCTAAACATGGAAGGAGGAATAAAAGCTTTAGATGAGCCAGTATTGGTTGTTCACAGTGAACATGGAAAACAGTCATTTGAGCCTTATCATTTAGGCCTGACCAACCTGGATCTTGTTAAGCTCCTCATGGCATCCTCTAAAAATTCTGGTTTAAGAACTTCACTACCAATCCAACCATCACACAAAGGTGTAGAAAGTGATAACACATATCACTGTTATGTGGGCACTCATGCAGACAAAGTAAAGGCAACAGAGATCCAGGAAATTGAGAGCAAATTAGAGTCTGTTGCACTCGAGCTAAAATGTAGAAAATGTTTATGGGAACAAAATGAAAGTATATTATTTACAGTAGACAACACAACAGCAGGTGGAGATAGTGATGATGGTAGTGACGATTCATGGGATGATTCATGGGATGATTCATGGGATGATTCACGATTAGCAATGGATGACACATTACGCAGATGTATTGAGGATCCTAATGCTAAGGAAGTTCGTAGTCGCATTCAAAAACTTGTAGAGAAAAGGGATGTTTACGATGTACCTATTCCGTGGTTTATATTGTTGCTTGAGATACAGAGACTCTGTACTGAGAGAAAAGTTAGCTTTATATTATACGGTGaagtatattatatatgcacacaaGGAAATCTGTGCCGAGACAACAGTGAAGTTCAAAGTGCTTTATTGTTTTTCCACATTATGGGGATTCTATTTTACTATCATGAGGTTCCTGGCATGTGCAAATATGTCATTGTTGACCACCAATGGTTGTTTAATAAACTGACTAGTCTTGTAAAGGTTTCTTTCCCAAGAAGCGGCTTTGATCAAGAGGCTATCAGCCAGCTTAAAAATGAAGGGTTATTTACCAAATCGTTGATTCATCAAATCCAATTAGGAAAAGATGTTGACACAGAATGTTTTATTGCTTTGTTGATTCATTTAAAAATCATTGCTCCAGTTGGCCAAGAGAAATATTTTATGCCATGTGTATTACCAAGATACAGTTTTCAACAATCCGGTCACAACATTCTTGACCAGTATGGCCATCTTCAGTATGAGCAGCTGTGTGTTCAGTTTTCACATTGTCCTCTACCTCAAGGATTCTTTTGTTGCTTGGCTGTACAGGTTTTACAAAACTTACCAAAAAACTGGCAGCTTCCTTTACACTCCACCATGCAGAAACATCATACCTACAACAACCTGATAAGTTTCCACACATCAGACACTGGCCATTCTGTGTCATTTATTGACAGAATCGGATACCTTGAAGTTCAGATAAGGCATGTAAAACAACTCTCTCCtgttcactacaaaatttgGGGAATGCTTGGTGATGCTTTGGAGATAGTATGCAGTTGTCtccagtatgatagtaactcaTTGCAGTTTGGCTTTCTGTGTAGCTGCAGTGATACAAGTGCAAATCATTTAGCAATTTTACCCAAACAACTTGATACTCTTCCACAATGGATACAGTGCTATTACAACAAAATGGAATTGACAGCTTCTCACTTGGTGTGGCTTCAG cCTCATAGTATACCAAGTTGTTCACCTAAAAGTGTTCACAAGCACAGCAACCAAGGAG AAATTGAGAAGCCATCAGCATCAACTGTTTCAACTTTTCCAATACTACAACAAG AGCCAAAGATGGGGGATTTAATAGAGATAGTTGTTCCTAAGATCAAACCAGTTTGGGATGAAGTTGCATATTCATTGGATTTTGATGTTTACTTTGTCGAAGCTACAACAGAAGAGTTCCATGATTTAAAAAAGCGATGCAAGAAAGTTTTCATCAAATGGCTTACCACAAGCCATGGTCCTACTCCTAAAACATGGCAAACACTTTTGTCCAAACTTAGGAGCATTGAAGAACTTGTGGCTGCAGCTGAAAACATTGAAAAACAACTAATGGAGAAATATAACTGA